From a region of the Robbsia betulipollinis genome:
- the trpD gene encoding anthranilate phosphoribosyltransferase yields the protein MTIRPQDALQRTIEHRELFHEEMVHLMRLIMRGELAPTMAAAILTGLRVKKETIGEITAAATVMREFARHVDVADNTHFVDIVGTGGDGAHTFNISTAAMFVAAAAGAKVAKHGNRSVSSTSGSADVLESLGVNLMLSPGQVAASIAETGMGFMFAPNHHPAMKNIAAVRRELGVRTLFNILGPLTNPAGAPNQLMGVFHPDLVGIQVRVMQRLGAKHVLVVHSQDGMDEISLGAATLVGELRDGEIREYEIHPDDFGLPMMSNRSIRVDSPEASRAMLLAALDDTPGAARDIVALNAGAALYAADVAASIGDGIELARQAISSGAARAKVAALVRFTQALKENA from the coding sequence ATGACCATTCGTCCCCAAGACGCGCTGCAGCGCACGATCGAACACCGTGAACTCTTTCACGAGGAGATGGTGCATCTGATGCGCCTGATCATGCGCGGCGAACTGGCGCCGACGATGGCCGCCGCGATCCTGACGGGCCTGCGGGTCAAGAAGGAGACGATCGGCGAAATCACCGCCGCGGCGACCGTCATGCGGGAATTCGCGCGGCATGTCGACGTCGCGGACAACACGCATTTCGTCGATATCGTCGGCACCGGCGGCGACGGCGCGCACACTTTCAATATCTCGACCGCGGCGATGTTCGTCGCGGCGGCGGCCGGCGCGAAAGTCGCGAAACACGGCAACCGCAGCGTTTCGAGCACCTCGGGCAGCGCCGACGTGCTGGAGTCCCTGGGCGTGAACCTGATGCTGTCGCCCGGGCAGGTGGCGGCGTCCATCGCGGAGACCGGGATGGGTTTCATGTTCGCGCCGAACCATCATCCGGCAATGAAGAACATTGCGGCGGTGCGCCGCGAACTGGGCGTGCGCACGCTGTTCAACATCCTGGGCCCCCTGACCAACCCGGCCGGCGCGCCGAACCAGCTAATGGGCGTGTTTCATCCCGATCTGGTCGGTATCCAGGTAAGGGTCATGCAGCGTCTGGGCGCCAAGCATGTGCTGGTGGTGCATAGCCAGGACGGGATGGACGAGATTTCGCTGGGCGCGGCCACGCTGGTGGGCGAACTGCGCGACGGCGAAATCCGCGAATACGAGATTCATCCGGACGATTTCGGCCTGCCCATGATGTCGAACCGTTCGATTCGCGTCGACAGCCCGGAGGCGTCGCGCGCGATGCTGCTCGCCGCGCTCGACGACACGCCCGGCGCGGCACGCGACATCGTCGCGCTCAACGCCGGCGCGGCGCTGTATGCCGCGGACGTCGCCGCGTCGATCGGCGACGGGATCGAACTCGCGCGCCAGGCGATTTCGAGCGGCGCCGCGCGCGCGAAAGTCGCGGCCCTCGTCCGCTTTACCCAAGCCCTCAAAGAGAACGCCTGA
- a CDS encoding anthranilate synthase component II, with protein MLLMIDNYDSFTYNLVQYFGELGCDVRTVRNDEITTAEIAELAPTQICLSPGPSDPQHAGVTLDVLREFAGKLPILGVCLGHQAIGEAFGGRVIRAKTVMHGKVSEIETDQQGVFTTLPKRFAVTRYHSLAIERDTLPDCLEISAQTDDGEIMGVRHRTLPVEGVQFHPESILSEHGHAMLRNFVQR; from the coding sequence ATGCTGCTGATGATCGATAACTACGACTCCTTTACCTATAATCTCGTCCAGTATTTCGGTGAACTCGGCTGCGACGTCCGCACCGTGCGCAACGACGAGATCACGACCGCGGAAATCGCCGAACTGGCGCCGACGCAGATCTGCCTGTCGCCCGGCCCGAGCGATCCGCAACACGCCGGCGTCACGCTCGACGTGCTGCGCGAATTCGCGGGCAAGCTGCCCATCCTGGGCGTGTGCCTGGGCCATCAGGCAATCGGCGAGGCATTCGGCGGGCGGGTGATCCGCGCGAAAACCGTGATGCACGGCAAGGTCAGCGAAATCGAAACCGACCAGCAGGGCGTGTTCACCACCCTGCCCAAGCGCTTCGCGGTCACGCGCTACCATTCGCTGGCGATCGAGCGCGACACCCTGCCCGATTGTCTCGAAATCAGCGCGCAAACCGACGACGGCGAAATCATGGGCGTGCGGCACCGGACCCTGCCCGTCGAAGGCGTGCAGTTCCACCCGGAGTCGATCCTCAGCGAACACGGCCACGCGATGCTGCGCAATTTCGTGCAGCGCTGA
- the trpE gene encoding anthranilate synthase component I, with translation MTELEFQSLAKAGYNRIPLIAEALADLETPLSLYLKLAQRERNGTNSFLLESVVGGERFGRYSFIGLPARTLVRTRRDADGIRTEVVRDGEVVETSHANPLDFIAEFQARYRVAPRAGLPRFSGGLAGYFGYDAVRFIEKKLAHTAPVSDPLDMPDIQLLLTEEVAVIDNLAGKLYLIVHADPAAPEAYSRARQRLRELRDRLHQPVQTPVTSSSVRTETYREFARDDYLIAVRRAKEEIEAGELMQVQVGQRLVKPFRDSPLSLYRALRSVNPSPYMYFYNFGDFHVVGSSPEILVRQEPRGDERIVTIRPLAGTRPRGATPETDAALATELLADPKEIAEHVMLIDLARNDVGRIAKTGTVHVVDKMQIEKYSHVQHIVSAVEGTLKSGLSNLDILRATFPAGTLSGAPKVRAMEMIDELEPVKRGLYGGAVGYLSFTGDMDLAIAIRTGIIKSGNLYVQAAAGIVADSVPEAEWQETENKARAVLRAAERVQDGLDGDF, from the coding sequence ATGACCGAACTCGAATTCCAATCGCTGGCCAAGGCTGGCTACAATCGCATCCCCCTGATCGCGGAAGCGCTCGCCGATCTGGAGACGCCGCTTTCGCTCTATCTGAAGCTCGCCCAGCGCGAGCGCAACGGCACGAATTCGTTCCTGTTGGAATCCGTGGTGGGCGGCGAGCGTTTCGGTCGCTACTCCTTCATCGGGCTGCCCGCCCGCACCCTGGTGCGCACGCGTCGGGACGCGGACGGCATCCGCACCGAAGTCGTCCGGGACGGCGAGGTGGTGGAAACGTCGCACGCCAATCCGCTCGATTTCATCGCCGAGTTCCAGGCGCGCTACCGGGTGGCGCCCCGCGCCGGGTTGCCGCGGTTCTCCGGTGGCCTGGCGGGGTATTTCGGTTATGACGCGGTGCGCTTCATCGAGAAGAAGCTCGCCCATACCGCACCGGTGTCCGATCCGCTCGACATGCCCGACATCCAGTTGCTGCTGACCGAGGAAGTGGCGGTCATCGACAACCTGGCCGGCAAGCTCTATCTGATCGTGCATGCCGACCCGGCCGCGCCCGAGGCCTATTCCCGCGCCCGGCAGCGGCTGCGCGAACTGCGCGACCGCCTGCACCAGCCGGTGCAGACGCCGGTGACGTCGTCGTCGGTGCGCACGGAGACCTATCGCGAATTCGCCCGCGACGACTACCTGATCGCGGTGCGCCGCGCGAAGGAAGAGATCGAGGCGGGCGAGCTGATGCAGGTCCAGGTAGGGCAACGGCTCGTGAAGCCGTTTCGCGATTCGCCATTGTCGCTGTATCGCGCGCTGCGCTCGGTCAACCCGTCGCCGTACATGTATTTCTACAATTTCGGCGACTTCCACGTGGTCGGTTCGTCCCCGGAGATCCTGGTGCGGCAGGAACCGCGCGGCGACGAGCGCATCGTGACGATCCGCCCGCTCGCCGGCACCCGCCCGCGCGGCGCGACGCCCGAAACCGACGCCGCGCTGGCTACCGAACTGCTCGCCGACCCGAAGGAAATCGCCGAGCACGTGATGCTGATCGATCTGGCGCGCAACGATGTGGGCCGCATCGCCAAGACCGGCACGGTGCACGTGGTCGACAAGATGCAGATCGAGAAATACTCGCACGTCCAGCATATCGTGAGCGCCGTCGAAGGCACGCTCAAGTCGGGCCTGTCGAATCTCGACATCCTGCGCGCGACCTTCCCGGCCGGCACGCTGAGCGGCGCACCGAAGGTCCGTGCGATGGAGATGATCGACGAACTCGAACCGGTCAAGCGCGGTCTGTACGGCGGTGCCGTCGGTTACCTGTCCTTTACTGGCGACATGGATCTGGCGATCGCCATCCGCACCGGCATCATCAAGAGCGGCAATCTGTACGTGCAGGCCGCCGCGGGCATCGTGGCGGACTCGGTGCCCGAAGCCGAATGGCAGGAAACCGAAAACAAGGCGCGCGCGGTGCTGCGCGCCGCCGAGCGGGTACAGGACGGACTCGACGGGGACTTTTGA
- a CDS encoding phosphoglycolate phosphatase, whose product MTDPVPPSDIPTAGAAASAAPSVGAAPSETPPPFTPRALPPGLRAAIVDLDGTMLDTADDFTAALNGVLSGLSLKPISRAEVIAYIGKGSERLIHDVLRARLSPAAADAAFERACADYQHEYGKINGHHAHLYPEVVEGLAALRGLGLKLACVTNKPERFARALLEHHDLARYFDAIYGGDSLPRKKPDPLPMRTACAALGATPQTAVAIGDSENDVAAARAAGLASLTVPYGYNHGKPVQGLETDAIVGTLLDAARLLGHGRAPAEST is encoded by the coding sequence ATGACCGATCCCGTGCCACCATCCGACATCCCCACCGCAGGCGCCGCCGCGTCGGCCGCGCCGTCTGTCGGCGCGGCACCCTCCGAGACGCCGCCGCCCTTCACGCCGCGCGCGCTGCCGCCCGGCCTGCGCGCGGCGATCGTCGACCTAGACGGCACGATGCTCGACACCGCCGACGATTTCACCGCCGCGCTCAATGGCGTGCTGAGCGGTCTGAGCCTGAAGCCGATCAGTCGTGCGGAAGTCATCGCCTATATCGGCAAGGGATCGGAACGCCTGATCCACGACGTGCTGCGCGCGCGCCTCTCCCCCGCCGCCGCCGACGCCGCGTTCGAGCGGGCCTGCGCTGATTATCAGCACGAATACGGCAAGATCAATGGCCATCATGCCCACCTCTATCCGGAGGTGGTCGAGGGGCTGGCCGCGCTGCGCGGACTCGGGCTGAAACTGGCCTGCGTCACAAACAAGCCGGAACGCTTCGCCCGCGCACTGCTCGAACATCACGATCTCGCCCGGTACTTCGATGCGATCTATGGCGGTGACAGCCTGCCGCGCAAGAAGCCGGACCCGCTGCCGATGCGCACGGCCTGCGCGGCACTGGGCGCGACACCGCAGACCGCGGTCGCCATCGGCGATTCCGAAAACGACGTCGCCGCGGCGCGCGCCGCCGGCCTCGCCAGCCTGACGGTGCCGTATGGTTATAACCACGGCAAGCCCGTGCAAGGGCTGGAAACCGATGCTATAGTAGGTACGCTGCTCGATGCGGCGCGTCTGCTGGGTCACGGACGTGCCCCGGCCGAATCGACATGA
- the rpe gene encoding ribulose-phosphate 3-epimerase, translating to MNPYVIAPSILSADFAKLGEEVRTVVAAGADWIHFDVMDNHYVPNLTMGPMICEALRPHTQAPIDVHLMVKPVDSLVPAFAKAGANVISFHPEASEHIDRTLGLIRDQGCHAGLVFNPATSLSYLDHVMDRIDLVLIMSVNPGFGGQSFIPEALNKVREARARIDAYTARTGRRIRLEVDGGVKVENIGAIAAAGADTFVAGSAIFGKPDYAAVIEDMRAALTTQTAEAAASAAP from the coding sequence ATGAACCCATATGTGATCGCCCCCAGCATCCTGTCCGCCGACTTCGCCAAACTGGGCGAGGAGGTCCGCACTGTCGTCGCCGCGGGCGCCGACTGGATCCATTTCGACGTGATGGACAACCATTATGTGCCGAACCTGACAATGGGGCCGATGATCTGCGAGGCGCTGCGTCCGCACACCCAGGCGCCCATCGACGTTCACCTGATGGTGAAGCCGGTCGACAGCCTGGTGCCGGCGTTCGCCAAGGCCGGCGCGAACGTGATCAGCTTCCATCCGGAAGCGTCCGAGCATATCGACCGCACGCTGGGCCTGATCCGCGACCAGGGTTGTCACGCGGGTCTGGTCTTCAATCCTGCGACATCGCTGAGTTATCTGGACCATGTGATGGACCGCATCGATCTCGTGCTGATCATGTCGGTCAATCCCGGTTTCGGCGGCCAGTCCTTCATCCCCGAGGCGCTCAACAAGGTGCGTGAGGCCCGCGCGCGCATCGACGCCTACACCGCTCGCACCGGCCGCCGCATCCGGCTCGAGGTCGACGGCGGCGTCAAGGTCGAGAACATCGGCGCGATCGCCGCGGCCGGCGCGGACACCTTCGTCGCCGGATCGGCGATCTTCGGCAAGCCGGACTATGCGGCGGTGATCGAGGACATGCGTGCCGCGCTGACGACGCAGACGGCCGAAGCCGCCGCCAGCGCCGCGCCCTGA
- the apaG gene encoding Co2+/Mg2+ efflux protein ApaG, with protein sequence MSQYNMTVTVAPRFLPEQSDPERRKYAFAYTITIRNAGAVGTQLISRHWVITDSEGDVQEVKGLGVVGNQPLLAPGEQFEYTSWAMIPTPVGTMSGEFFCVAEDGERFEAPVAAFSLTMPRTLH encoded by the coding sequence ATGAGCCAGTACAACATGACGGTCACCGTCGCGCCGCGCTTCCTGCCGGAGCAATCGGATCCCGAGCGCCGGAAGTACGCATTCGCCTACACCATCACGATTCGCAATGCGGGGGCAGTCGGCACGCAATTGATTTCGCGGCACTGGGTGATCACCGACAGCGAAGGCGACGTACAGGAGGTCAAAGGCCTCGGGGTCGTCGGCAATCAGCCGCTGCTTGCGCCTGGCGAGCAGTTCGAATACACGAGTTGGGCGATGATTCCCACGCCGGTCGGCACGATGAGCGGCGAGTTCTTCTGCGTCGCCGAGGATGGCGAGCGCTTCGAAGCGCCCGTCGCCGCATTTTCCCTGACGATGCCGCGTACGCTGCATTGA
- the mltA gene encoding murein transglycosylase A produces MSFSKIVWTVLTAVLLASCAGPRSERALTGTTAGGPSTTPNVAQIVATERLTPAAWSAVSGWGDDELIGAMSALRQSCSRLGAQADWRRPCALAAQIDELDGNATRNFFETNFIPYQLANRDGTVQGLVTGYYEPLLHGSRTREAPYLYPLYRWPGGGHRTAALGSRAELERSGTLNGLELVYVDDPIEAFFLQVQGSGRIVLRDGSVMRVGFAGTNNQPYKSIGRWLLDARELTPAQATMQGIKSWARANPQRVAGLLDVNPRFVFFKEMAPNGEGAGTDGPIGALGVPLTPERSIAVDPTAIPLGLPVFLATTRPLSGASMNRLVFAQDTGSAIKGGVRADFFWGLGDEAGDLAGKMKQSGRMWLILPRS; encoded by the coding sequence ATGTCCTTTTCGAAGATTGTCTGGACGGTGTTGACCGCCGTTTTGCTGGCGTCCTGCGCCGGCCCCCGTTCGGAGCGTGCGCTCACGGGAACCACAGCCGGCGGTCCGAGCACGACGCCGAACGTCGCGCAGATCGTTGCAACGGAGCGCCTGACCCCGGCCGCGTGGTCGGCGGTGAGCGGCTGGGGCGACGACGAATTGATCGGCGCGATGTCCGCACTGCGGCAGAGTTGCAGCCGCCTGGGTGCGCAGGCCGACTGGCGCCGGCCGTGTGCGCTGGCCGCCCAGATCGACGAACTCGACGGCAATGCCACGCGCAATTTCTTCGAGACCAACTTCATTCCGTACCAACTGGCGAACCGCGACGGCACGGTCCAGGGTCTGGTGACCGGATACTACGAGCCGTTGCTGCACGGGTCGCGGACCCGCGAGGCGCCGTATCTCTATCCCCTGTATCGCTGGCCCGGCGGCGGTCACCGCACCGCCGCCCTCGGCAGCCGTGCCGAACTGGAACGCTCCGGCACGCTCAACGGGCTCGAGCTGGTGTATGTCGACGATCCGATCGAAGCGTTCTTTTTGCAGGTGCAGGGGTCCGGACGGATCGTCCTGCGGGATGGATCGGTGATGCGCGTCGGGTTTGCCGGCACGAACAACCAACCCTATAAATCGATCGGCCGCTGGCTGCTCGACGCGCGCGAGCTCACGCCGGCGCAAGCGACGATGCAGGGCATCAAATCGTGGGCGCGGGCCAATCCGCAGCGTGTCGCCGGGCTGCTGGACGTCAATCCGCGCTTCGTTTTCTTTAAGGAGATGGCCCCGAACGGAGAAGGTGCCGGCACCGATGGGCCGATCGGGGCGCTGGGCGTGCCGCTGACGCCGGAGCGCTCGATCGCGGTCGATCCCACCGCGATCCCGCTCGGCCTGCCTGTTTTCCTGGCGACGACACGCCCGTTGAGCGGCGCGTCGATGAACCGGCTGGTCTTCGCGCAGGACACGGGTTCGGCGATCAAGGGGGGCGTGCGGGCCGACTTTTTCTGGGGGCTGGGCGACGAAGCGGGCGATCTGGCCGGCAAGATGAAGCAATCCGGCCGGATGTGGCTGATTCTACCGCGTTCCTGA
- a CDS encoding type III secretion system chaperone produces the protein MNYQSLLTGLQLETRLDLAAAVKSGSCTIQFDGTLDVTLDAGDRDGEKTLLYLHAVIGTTPDIGGEALLTRLLQLHLFGLATHNGVFGLEPQSNHVLFFQTIDLSRLTDQEALAGVEAFVNQAVRWREYLPQLHLAALPENSPAHFVETA, from the coding sequence ATGAACTACCAATCGCTGTTGACCGGTCTGCAACTGGAGACCCGTCTCGACCTCGCCGCCGCGGTGAAAAGCGGCAGCTGCACGATCCAGTTCGACGGCACGCTCGACGTGACGCTGGATGCCGGCGATCGTGACGGCGAGAAAACGCTGCTATATCTCCATGCGGTGATCGGAACGACCCCGGATATCGGCGGAGAAGCGTTGCTCACCCGCCTCCTGCAACTTCACCTGTTCGGTCTTGCCACCCACAACGGTGTCTTCGGGCTGGAACCGCAGTCAAACCATGTGCTGTTTTTCCAGACGATCGATCTGTCCAGATTGACGGACCAGGAAGCGCTCGCAGGCGTGGAAGCATTCGTCAACCAGGCAGTGCGCTGGCGCGAATATCTGCCGCAACTCCACCTGGCCGCATTGCCGGAAAATTCCCCGGCGCATTTTGTCGAGACGGCTTGA
- the secE gene encoding preprotein translocase subunit SecE, whose product MANPPVETVNTSSDKLMLAAGVALAVIGIVAFYLLSGQNLAIRTVVLLICIIGGAAIASFSYAGKTFVGFSKDAYREVRKVVWPTRKEASQTTLVVFGFVVVMAIYLWLTDKTIEWMIFSVILGWR is encoded by the coding sequence ATGGCGAATCCTCCCGTCGAAACTGTCAACACGTCGAGCGACAAGCTGATGCTGGCCGCAGGCGTGGCACTGGCGGTGATCGGTATCGTAGCGTTCTACTTGCTGAGTGGCCAGAATCTCGCTATCCGGACCGTCGTATTGTTGATCTGCATTATCGGTGGCGCCGCGATCGCGTCGTTCTCCTATGCGGGCAAGACCTTCGTCGGTTTTTCGAAGGACGCGTATCGCGAAGTGCGCAAGGTCGTATGGCCGACGCGCAAGGAAGCGAGCCAGACCACGCTGGTCGTGTTCGGCTTTGTTGTCGTGATGGCGATTTACCTTTGGCTTACCGACAAGACCATCGAATGGATGATTTTCTCGGTGATCCTGGGTTGGAGATAA
- the nusG gene encoding transcription termination/antitermination protein NusG — protein sequence MSDTPATTETTPSSKRWYVVHVYSGMEKSVQRALTERITRAEMTTEFGRILVPTEEVVEIKNGQKTVTERRFFPGYVLVEMDMNDETWHLVKNTAKVTGFIGGQRNRPSPISQREVDKIMSQMQEGVEKPRPKTLFEIGEMVRVKDGPFTDFNGTVEEVNYEKSRVRVSVTIFGRATPVELEFGQVEKT from the coding sequence ATGAGCGATACACCGGCAACCACCGAGACCACCCCTTCCAGCAAGCGCTGGTATGTGGTTCATGTCTATTCGGGCATGGAAAAGAGTGTGCAGCGCGCGTTGACCGAACGTATCACGCGTGCAGAGATGACCACCGAATTCGGGCGCATCCTGGTGCCGACCGAGGAAGTCGTCGAAATCAAGAACGGCCAGAAGACGGTTACCGAACGTCGCTTTTTCCCGGGCTATGTGCTCGTGGAAATGGACATGAACGACGAGACCTGGCATCTGGTGAAGAATACCGCGAAGGTTACGGGTTTCATCGGCGGCCAGCGCAACCGGCCGAGTCCGATTTCGCAGCGCGAAGTCGACAAGATCATGTCGCAGATGCAGGAAGGCGTCGAGAAGCCGCGGCCGAAGACCCTGTTCGAAATCGGCGAGATGGTGCGTGTCAAGGATGGTCCGTTCACGGACTTCAACGGCACCGTCGAAGAAGTGAATTACGAGAAGTCGCGGGTGCGCGTGTCGGTCACGATTTTTGGCCGTGCCACCCCCGTCGAGCTGGAGTTCGGTCAAGTCGAGAAAACCTGA
- the rplK gene encoding 50S ribosomal protein L11 — MAKKIIGYIKLQIPAGKANPSPPVGPALGQRGLNIMEFCKAFNAQTQGLEPGLPTPVVITAFADKSFTFVLKTAPATVLIKKAAGVTKGSPKPHTDKVGSITRAQAEEIAKTKTPDLTAADLEAAVRTVAGSARSMGITVEGL, encoded by the coding sequence ATGGCAAAAAAGATTATCGGCTATATCAAGCTGCAGATTCCTGCAGGTAAAGCCAACCCGTCGCCGCCGGTCGGTCCGGCACTGGGCCAGCGCGGCCTGAACATCATGGAGTTCTGCAAGGCGTTCAACGCGCAGACCCAGGGTCTGGAGCCGGGCCTGCCGACGCCGGTGGTGATCACCGCGTTCGCGGACAAGAGCTTCACGTTCGTCCTGAAGACCGCGCCGGCGACCGTACTGATCAAGAAGGCAGCCGGCGTGACGAAGGGCTCGCCGAAGCCGCATACCGACAAGGTCGGCTCGATCACGCGCGCGCAGGCGGAAGAAATCGCGAAGACCAAGACGCCCGACCTGACCGCTGCCGATCTGGAAGCGGCAGTTCGAACGGTCGCGGGCAGCGCTCGCTCGATGGGCATCACGGTGGAGGGTCTGTAA
- the rplA gene encoding 50S ribosomal protein L1, protein MAKVSKRLQAVAATVDRTKTYALVDALKLVKQNATAKFDESIDVAVQLGVDAKKSDQVVRGSVVLPAGTGKSVRVAVFAQGEKAEQARAAGADIVGMEDLAEQVKAGNLNFDVVIASPDTMRVVGTLGQILGPRGLMPNPKVGTVTPDVVTAVKNAKAGQVQFRVDKGGIIHGTIGRASFEPTALQQNLNALIEALQKLKPATSKGIYVRRIAVSSTMGAGVRVDQSTLTAQ, encoded by the coding sequence ATGGCTAAGGTATCCAAGCGTCTCCAGGCGGTTGCCGCCACGGTTGACCGCACGAAGACGTACGCATTGGTTGACGCGCTGAAGCTGGTCAAGCAAAACGCCACCGCGAAGTTCGACGAGTCGATCGACGTCGCCGTCCAGCTGGGCGTTGACGCGAAGAAGTCGGACCAGGTGGTGCGAGGTTCGGTGGTGCTGCCCGCAGGTACCGGCAAGTCGGTCCGCGTCGCGGTGTTCGCGCAGGGCGAGAAAGCCGAGCAGGCACGTGCCGCCGGTGCCGACATCGTCGGTATGGAAGATCTGGCAGAGCAGGTTAAGGCCGGTAACCTGAACTTCGACGTCGTGATCGCTTCGCCGGACACGATGCGCGTGGTCGGTACGCTCGGTCAGATCCTCGGCCCGCGCGGCCTGATGCCGAACCCGAAGGTGGGCACGGTGACGCCGGACGTCGTCACGGCAGTGAAGAACGCCAAGGCGGGTCAGGTCCAGTTCCGTGTCGACAAGGGCGGCATCATTCACGGTACGATCGGCCGCGCGTCGTTCGAGCCGACCGCGCTGCAGCAGAATCTGAACGCGCTGATCGAAGCGCTGCAGAAGCTAAAGCCGGCGACGAGCAAGGGCATCTACGTGCGTCGCATCGCGGTGTCCAGCACGATGGGCGCCGGCGTGCGCGTCGACCAGTCGACGCTGACCGCGCAGTAA
- the rplJ gene encoding 50S ribosomal protein L10 produces the protein MPLNREDKQAVVAEISAQVAKSQTIVLAEYRGIAVGDLTKLRAVAREKNVYLRVLKNTLARRAVEGTSFAPLAEQMTGPLIYGLSEDAVAAAKVVNDFAKSNDKLVIRAGSYEGQVLDKAAVQALASIPSREELLGLLLGVMQAPVSGFARALAALAAQKEEGASAPEAAAEDAAAEPAAAEPAAAEASEQPAASAE, from the coding sequence GTGCCACTCAATAGGGAAGATAAGCAGGCAGTGGTGGCTGAGATTTCCGCGCAGGTTGCGAAATCCCAGACCATCGTGCTCGCTGAATATCGCGGCATTGCGGTTGGCGATCTGACGAAGCTGCGTGCCGTCGCACGTGAAAAGAACGTCTACCTTCGCGTGTTGAAAAACACGCTGGCGCGCCGCGCCGTCGAAGGGACGTCGTTCGCTCCGTTGGCTGAGCAGATGACCGGTCCGCTGATCTACGGTTTGTCGGAAGACGCCGTGGCCGCAGCCAAGGTCGTCAACGACTTCGCGAAGAGCAACGACAAGTTGGTCATCCGCGCGGGTTCTTACGAAGGTCAGGTATTGGACAAGGCTGCCGTTCAGGCGCTGGCGTCCATCCCGAGCCGCGAAGAACTGCTCGGCTTGCTGCTTGGCGTCATGCAGGCACCGGTGTCGGGCTTTGCCCGTGCGCTGGCCGCTCTCGCCGCCCAGAAAGAAGAAGGAGCATCCGCACCGGAAGCCGCTGCCGAAGACGCAGCGGCCGAACCGGCCGCGGCTGAGCCGGCCGCGGCTGAAGCCTCGGAACAACCCGCCGCATCGGCTGAATAA
- the rplL gene encoding 50S ribosomal protein L7/L12 has product MAITKDDILEAVGNLTVLELNDLIKAFEEKFGVSAAAMAVAGPAGAAAVVEEQTEFTVMLLEAGANKVGTIKAVREITGLGLKEAKDLVDGAPKPVKESIAKAEAETIAKKLTDAGAKVEVK; this is encoded by the coding sequence ATGGCAATCACCAAAGACGACATCCTGGAAGCCGTAGGCAACCTGACCGTTCTGGAACTGAACGACCTGATCAAGGCGTTCGAAGAGAAGTTTGGCGTGTCGGCAGCTGCAATGGCAGTAGCAGGCCCGGCAGGCGCCGCAGCGGTTGTCGAAGAGCAGACCGAATTCACGGTCATGCTGCTCGAAGCCGGCGCGAACAAGGTTGGCACCATCAAGGCCGTGCGTGAAATCACCGGTCTGGGCCTGAAGGAAGCGAAGGACCTGGTCGACGGCGCACCGAAGCCGGTGAAGGAATCGATCGCCAAGGCAGAAGCCGAGACGATCGCCAAGAAGCTGACGGATGCGGGCGCGAAGGTCGAAGTCAAGTAA